The window CACCTCATTCTTTTTTATTCCTCTCAATAACACTCCGATATTATCTCCTGCCCTTCCTTCATCCAATATTTTTCTGAACATCTCCAGAGATGTTGCTACTGTTTTTCTGGTAGGTTTAAATCCTACCATTTCTACCTCGTCTCCAGGATGAATAATTCCTCTTTCCACTCTGCCCGTGACTACCGTTCCTCTTCCAGAGATAGTAAATACATCCTCAATAGGCATAAGGAAAGGTTTGTCAACATCTCTCACCGGTGTCTTTATATACTCATCCACCGCTTTCAACAAATCCCAGATCGCCTTGGTATATTCATTTTCTTCACCTTCCGGTGTTTCCAAAGCCTTCAAGGCAGACCCTCTTATAACCGGCAGATCATCTCCGGGATAACCGTACTTGGTCAAAAGTTCTCTGGTCTCCATCTCTACCAGATCTATCAATTCTGGGTCATCCACCATGTCTGTTTTGTTTAAAAACACAACTATATAAGGCACCCCTACCTGACGGGCTAAAATTATATGCTCTCTGGTCTGTGGCATAGGACCATCAGCGGCTGATACCACCAATATCGTTCCGTCCATCTGGGCTGCACCGGTAATCATATTCTTAACATAATCCGCATGCCCGGGACAATCGATATGTGCATAGTGCCTGTTCTCCGTTTCATACTCAATATGAGCAATATTGATAGTCAAGCCTCTGCTCTTCTCCTCTGGAGCTTTATCTATTTCATTATAACCGATATAATTTGCCCACCCCTTAGCAGCTAAAACCTTGGTAACAGCCGAAGTAAGTGTTGTTTTTCCATGATCCACATGTCCAATCGTGCCTATGTTCACATGGGGTTTTTTACGCACATATTTTTCCTTTGCCATAAAATCCTCCTTTATAGTCCTTGCAACCCAAACCTTTGATTTGTGCCATAAAATCCTCTGTCTACCTTCATAGTTTCCACACTCATAAAGCCCATGACGGGATTCGAACCTGTGACCTCTTCCTTACCGAGGAAGTGCTCTGCCAACTGAGCTACATGGGCATATCAAAAGCGGGAAACGGGCCTCGAACCCGCGACCCCGAGCTTGGAAGGCTCGTGCTCTGCCAACTGAGCTATTCCCGCATCCACTTATGGTGGGGAGGGGAGGATTCGAACCTCCGTAGGCATACACCAACAGATTTACAGTCTGTCCCCTTTAACCACTCGGGAACCTCCCCCCATATGGAGCTGGCGAAGGGAATTGAACCCCCAACCTGCTGATTACAAATCAGCTGCTCTACCCTTGAGCTACGCCAGCTTTAAGCGTTGGAATTATATCCAAAAAACCAT of the Deltaproteobacteria bacterium genome contains:
- the tuf gene encoding elongation factor Tu, giving the protein MAKEKYVRKKPHVNIGTIGHVDHGKTTLTSAVTKVLAAKGWANYIGYNEIDKAPEEKSRGLTINIAHIEYETENRHYAHIDCPGHADYVKNMITGAAQMDGTILVVSAADGPMPQTREHIILARQVGVPYIVVFLNKTDMVDDPELIDLVEMETRELLTKYGYPGDDLPVIRGSALKALETPEGEENEYTKAIWDLLKAVDEYIKTPVRDVDKPFLMPIEDVFTISGRGTVVTGRVERGIIHPGDEVEMVGFKPTRKTVATSLEMFRKILDEGRAGDNIGVLLRGIKKNEVERGMVLAKPGSITPHTKFKAQAYVLTKEEGGRHTPFFTGYRPQFFVRTTDVTGVIKLPEGVEMIMPGDNIEVEAELIAPIASEEGTRFAIREGGKTVGAGVVTKILE